A genomic window from Erythrobacter sp. BLCC-B19 includes:
- a CDS encoding fatty acyl-AMP ligase: MTDAALTPTPNDCDLPRIRAQFATFNEAIDYAAQSLKGLNFHDMRGELARVYPYSAMREDALVMARRLIVAGIGKEDRVALIAETGADFAALFCACVYAGAWPVPLPLPTSFGGKESFIDQLAVQLMSSDPKLLLYPEEIAEMAEAAAARQGCAAESWQAFGERPAPECELPQASPDDICYLQYSSGSTRFPTGVAVTHRALLHNLYGHSTTMNLGENDRCVSWLPWYHDMGLVGCLLSLIANQVSGDYLKPDAFARRPLAWLDMISRNPGNTLSYSPTFGYDICARRISSQSQVAERFDLSRWRIAGNGADMIRPDVMQNFVNAFAEAGFKASSFTPSYGLAEAVLAVTVMPPGEGIRVELVEEERLSGAPRDLSRPARYRAIVNCGKALPDMEVAIKGENGERRGDHQIGKVWCRGPSVMHSYFRNPEATEDCLVDGWLDTGDMGYTANGYLFIVGRAKDMIIINGKNHWPQDIEWAVEQLPGFNHGDIAAFAIEMENGEEAPAVLVHCKVSDPEERVRLRDQIADKVRSVTGMSCIVELVPPRTLPRTSSGKLSRAKAKKLYLAGEIVPISLAA; the protein is encoded by the coding sequence ATGACCGACGCCGCTTTGACGCCGACGCCGAATGACTGCGATCTGCCGCGAATCCGTGCGCAATTTGCAACCTTCAACGAAGCGATCGACTATGCCGCGCAGAGCCTGAAGGGGCTCAACTTCCACGATATGCGCGGGGAGCTGGCGCGGGTTTATCCCTATTCCGCCATGCGCGAAGATGCGCTGGTGATGGCGCGCCGCCTGATTGTAGCCGGCATCGGCAAGGAAGACCGCGTTGCCCTGATCGCGGAAACCGGCGCCGATTTTGCTGCGCTGTTCTGCGCCTGCGTCTATGCCGGGGCATGGCCGGTGCCGCTGCCGCTGCCGACCAGCTTTGGCGGCAAGGAGAGCTTCATCGACCAGCTCGCCGTGCAGCTGATGAGCTCGGACCCCAAGCTGCTGCTCTACCCCGAAGAGATCGCCGAAATGGCCGAGGCCGCCGCCGCGCGGCAGGGTTGTGCGGCGGAAAGCTGGCAAGCGTTCGGCGAGCGCCCCGCGCCCGAATGCGAACTGCCGCAGGCCAGCCCGGACGATATCTGCTACCTGCAATATTCCTCCGGCTCGACCCGCTTCCCCACCGGCGTTGCCGTCACCCACCGTGCGCTGCTGCATAATCTGTATGGTCACTCGACCACGATGAACCTCGGCGAGAATGACCGCTGCGTCAGCTGGCTGCCGTGGTATCACGACATGGGGCTGGTCGGCTGCCTGCTGTCGCTGATCGCCAATCAGGTTTCGGGCGATTACCTGAAGCCCGATGCCTTCGCGCGCCGGCCTCTCGCCTGGCTCGATATGATCAGCCGCAATCCGGGCAACACGCTCTCCTATTCCCCCACCTTCGGCTACGACATCTGCGCGCGCCGCATCTCCAGCCAGAGCCAGGTGGCCGAGCGCTTCGACCTGTCGCGCTGGCGCATCGCGGGCAATGGCGCGGACATGATCCGCCCGGACGTGATGCAGAACTTCGTCAACGCCTTTGCCGAAGCGGGCTTCAAGGCCTCCTCCTTCACCCCCTCCTATGGCTTGGCCGAGGCGGTGCTCGCCGTCACCGTGATGCCGCCGGGCGAGGGTATCCGCGTCGAACTGGTCGAGGAAGAGCGGCTCTCGGGCGCCCCGCGCGATCTCTCGCGTCCGGCCCGCTACCGCGCGATCGTCAATTGCGGCAAGGCGCTGCCTGACATGGAAGTCGCCATCAAGGGCGAGAATGGCGAGCGCCGCGGCGATCATCAGATCGGCAAGGTGTGGTGCCGCGGGCCGAGCGTCATGCACTCCTATTTCCGCAACCCCGAGGCCACCGAGGACTGCCTCGTCGACGGCTGGCTCGACACCGGCGACATGGGTTACACCGCCAATGGCTATCTGTTCATCGTCGGCCGGGCGAAGGACATGATCATCATCAACGGCAAGAACCACTGGCCGCAGGATATCGAGTGGGCGGTGGAGCAGCTGCCCGGCTTCAACCACGGCGACATCGCCGCTTTCGCGATCGAAATGGAAAACGGCGAGGAAGCCCCCGCGGTGCTGGTGCACTGCAAGGTCTCCGACCCGGAAGAGCGCGTGCGCTTGCGCGACCAGATCGCCGACAAGGTGCGTTCGGTCACGGGCATGAGCTGCATCGTCGAACTGGTGCCGCCCCGCACCCTGCCGCGCACCAGCTCGGGCAAGCTTTCCCGCGCCAAGGCCAAGAAGCTCTATCTGGCGGGCGAGATCGTGCCGATCAGCCTTGCGGCTTGA
- a CDS encoding regulatory protein RecX: MKPPLGEAQLCDLALHYAARFATTAARLEAYLGRKIRERGLAEDADGRTIEVDIPALVARLVELGYVDDDAYARMRARDLGGRGYGARRVEESLRHAGVGEAVRTAHAPGEAASRRAAMLMAQKRRIGPWGAAPEDPLAARKAHEKAVAAMLRAGHQYDHVKVILAAARPEDVEDWLAEAATDEGMDEQW; encoded by the coding sequence GTGAAACCGCCGCTGGGCGAGGCGCAATTGTGCGATCTGGCGCTGCATTATGCCGCCCGCTTTGCCACCACCGCCGCGCGCCTCGAGGCCTATCTCGGGCGCAAGATCCGCGAGCGCGGGCTGGCCGAGGATGCAGATGGCCGGACGATAGAGGTCGATATTCCCGCGCTTGTCGCTCGGCTGGTGGAACTCGGCTATGTCGATGATGATGCCTATGCCCGGATGCGCGCCCGCGATCTGGGCGGGCGCGGTTATGGTGCAAGGCGGGTCGAGGAAAGCCTGCGCCATGCCGGCGTTGGCGAGGCGGTGCGCACGGCCCATGCGCCGGGGGAGGCCGCGAGCCGCCGTGCCGCCATGCTGATGGCGCAGAAACGCAGGATCGGGCCGTGGGGCGCCGCGCCCGAAGATCCGCTTGCCGCCCGCAAGGCCCACGAAAAAGCCGTTGCAGCAATGCTGCGCGCAGGCCACCAGTATGACCATGTGAAAGTCATCCTCGCCGCCGCCCGGCCCGAGGATGTCGAAGATTGGCTGGCCGAGGCCGCCACTGACGAAGGGATGGACGAACAATGGTAA
- a CDS encoding DUF192 domain-containing protein, which yields MVRQMLIAGALAALVACSPGGGATATAQTPAPAASPAIHPVSGLEVIDLTVDRGGKKIAFKVELAASPEAQARGLMFRTQLGDFEGMIFPSGVPQPRSFWMKNTPLSLDIIFIGPDGRIANIAANTTPYSLDSVSSKGSASAVLELRAGRAAALGIVPGDKVVF from the coding sequence ATGGTAAGGCAGATGCTGATTGCAGGGGCGCTGGCAGCGCTGGTGGCCTGCTCGCCGGGCGGCGGTGCGACCGCGACGGCGCAGACGCCCGCACCAGCCGCGTCCCCGGCGATCCATCCGGTCTCGGGGCTTGAGGTGATCGATCTGACGGTGGATCGTGGCGGCAAGAAAATCGCCTTCAAGGTTGAACTCGCCGCCAGCCCCGAGGCGCAGGCGCGCGGGCTGATGTTCCGCACGCAGCTGGGCGATTTCGAGGGGATGATCTTCCCCTCGGGCGTGCCGCAGCCGCGCAGCTTCTGGATGAAGAACACCCCGCTCAGCCTCGACATCATCTTCATCGGGCCGGACGGGCGGATCGCCAATATTGCGGCGAACACCACGCCCTATTCGCTCGATTCGGTCAGCTCCAAGGGGTCGGCCAGCGCGGTGCTCGAACTGCGCGCAGGCCGCGCGGCGGCGCTGGGGATCGTGCCGGGCGATAAGGTGGTGTTCTAG
- a CDS encoding NADH:ubiquinone oxidoreductase subunit NDUFA12 gives MGILAKIFTWWDGATLGTHLWASRAKGEHVGTDAAGNKYYRERSRAGGANDGSYTSREKRWVIYNGANDASRVPAEWHGWLHGTYDDVPESHLPPPRIWEADYTPNATGTMAAYVPQGALERGGQRARAVGDYEAWTPGSADS, from the coding sequence ATGGGAATCCTCGCAAAGATCTTCACCTGGTGGGACGGTGCCACGCTCGGCACCCACCTTTGGGCCAGCCGCGCCAAGGGCGAGCACGTCGGCACCGATGCTGCGGGCAACAAGTATTACCGTGAGCGCAGCAGGGCGGGCGGGGCCAATGATGGCTCCTATACCAGCCGCGAAAAGCGCTGGGTAATCTACAACGGCGCCAATGATGCCAGCCGCGTGCCGGCCGAATGGCACGGCTGGCTGCACGGCACCTATGACGATGTGCCCGAAAGCCACCTGCCCCCGCCGCGCATCTGGGAGGCCGATTACACCCCCAACGCCACCGGCACCATGGCAGCCTATGTCCCGCAAGGCGCTCTGGAGCGCGGCGGGCAGCGTGCCCGTGCGGTCGGCGATTACGAGGCCTGGACCCCCGGCAGCGCGGACAGCTGA
- the aat gene encoding leucyl/phenylalanyl-tRNA--protein transferase: MHAPQRPPIPVETLLLAYRSGIFPMADTREDTEVFWVEPRDRAIIPLGGLHISKSLRKVIRADRFLVTVDRAFEQVIRACAAPRAEHPETWISERIVQSYLGLHRAGNAHSVECWLPGEDGWPQLVGGLYGVAFDRVFCGESMFSRVPDASKVALAWLVALMRRAGYALLDCQFMTDHLRSMGATELAQADYRRLVERAQGQPQCSLVEAWRVFDGGYAAGVAAAAGAGVAGAEGRAAGLPEASALGEAGPSSPGKLIMQSLIQTS; encoded by the coding sequence ATGCACGCCCCCCAACGCCCTCCGATCCCGGTCGAGACCCTGCTTCTCGCCTATCGCAGCGGGATCTTCCCGATGGCCGACACGCGCGAGGATACCGAGGTGTTCTGGGTCGAACCGCGCGACCGGGCGATCATTCCGCTTGGCGGGCTGCATATCTCCAAATCGTTGCGCAAGGTGATCCGCGCCGACCGCTTCCTGGTCACGGTCGACCGGGCGTTCGAACAGGTGATCCGCGCCTGTGCCGCTCCGCGCGCCGAGCATCCCGAGACCTGGATTTCCGAGCGGATCGTGCAGTCCTATCTCGGCCTCCATCGCGCCGGAAACGCCCATTCGGTCGAATGCTGGCTACCGGGCGAGGATGGCTGGCCGCAGCTCGTGGGCGGGCTCTATGGGGTCGCGTTCGACCGGGTGTTCTGCGGCGAATCGATGTTCAGCCGGGTGCCCGATGCAAGCAAGGTCGCGCTCGCATGGCTGGTGGCATTGATGCGGCGCGCGGGCTACGCGCTGCTCGACTGCCAGTTCATGACCGATCATCTGCGCTCGATGGGCGCGACAGAACTCGCGCAGGCCGATTACCGGCGGCTGGTTGAGCGGGCGCAAGGGCAGCCGCAGTGCAGCCTTGTCGAAGCCTGGCGTGTTTTCGACGGCGGTTATGCGGCGGGCGTGGCGGCGGCGGCAGGGGCCGGAGTGGCCGGGGCCGAGGGGCGCGCGGCTGGCTTGCCCGAAGCGTCCGCCTTGGGCGAGGCCGGGCCTTCTTCGCCCGGGAAGCTCATAATGCAGTCCTTGATCCAGACATCATAG
- a CDS encoding NYN domain-containing protein, translating to MATELERPQRLAILIDADNASPRTAAAIFEEIATIGEASARRIYGDFSGTRLKGWSEVLATYAIIPQQNFANTVGKNASDIALVIDAMDLLHSGRFEGFCLVSSDSDFTRLAARIREQGLDVYGFGEHKTPESFRRACKRFIYTENLLPPGDGSVPAGAEAVGNGAVSGSSKMPPTAAIPHIRTAISQIDDVDGWHFLGAVGTRLAALMPDFDPRTYGCPKLLTLIEKSEAFEVRRDNLRVYIRPKQTGSPKAKRPG from the coding sequence ATGGCCACCGAACTTGAGCGCCCCCAGCGCCTCGCAATCCTGATCGACGCCGACAATGCATCGCCGCGGACAGCAGCGGCGATCTTCGAGGAGATCGCGACCATCGGCGAGGCAAGCGCAAGGCGCATTTATGGCGATTTCTCGGGCACGCGGCTCAAGGGGTGGTCTGAGGTGCTGGCGACCTACGCAATCATCCCCCAGCAAAATTTCGCCAACACGGTCGGGAAGAACGCTTCGGATATCGCGCTGGTCATCGACGCGATGGACCTGCTTCATAGTGGCAGATTTGAGGGGTTCTGCCTGGTCTCGTCGGACAGCGACTTTACGAGGCTTGCCGCCCGCATCCGAGAACAGGGCCTCGACGTCTACGGCTTCGGCGAACACAAAACCCCCGAAAGCTTCCGCCGGGCATGCAAGCGGTTCATCTATACCGAGAACCTGCTTCCGCCGGGTGACGGATCGGTGCCTGCCGGGGCTGAGGCGGTAGGGAACGGGGCGGTCAGTGGATCGTCCAAGATGCCGCCGACCGCAGCGATACCCCACATCCGCACGGCCATCAGCCAAATCGACGATGTTGACGGATGGCACTTTCTGGGGGCGGTGGGCACGCGGCTTGCCGCGCTGATGCCCGACTTCGACCCTCGGACATATGGATGCCCGAAGCTGCTCACGCTTATCGAGAAGTCGGAAGCCTTCGAGGTCAGACGCGACAATCTGAGGGTCTACATCCGGCCGAAGCAGACAGGTTCGCCGAAGGCAAAGCGGCCCGGCTGA